Genomic DNA from Candidatus Zixiibacteriota bacterium:
GTGAAATATCTTTTTGATTATTTCTGATTTAGGCTGGCTGGTCTCAACCGCCACGAACCTGCCCCCTGGTTTCAAAACCCGGTTTATCTCTCTCAAAGCTATAACAAACTTTTCCCTGTCGAGATTGATATTGCGCACTGCAAAGGAGATGGTGACCAGGTCAAAGGTATTATCCGGGAAAGGGAGAGTGTTGATGTCTGAAACTATGAAGGTGATTTCAGATGCTTCTTTTTTCTGCCGGGCTTTCTGAATCATCGGGAAGGAGAAATCACAGGCAAATACTTTCGTCTTTTCCGGAGCGAGCTGTTTGAGGTAAACAGCCATCTCGCCAGTGCCTGAGCAGACATCCATCCACATGCTGC
This window encodes:
- a CDS encoding class I SAM-dependent methyltransferase, whose product is MQEGIRKIFSEVPGTYELINHILTFGMDILWRKKAAQIAVEGNGSMWMDVCSGTGEMAVYLKQLAPEKTKVFACDFSFPMIQKARQKKEASEITFIVSDINTLPFPDNTFDLVTISFAVRNINLDREKFVIALREINRVLKPGGRFVAVETSQPKSEIIKKIFH